A region of Bdellovibrionales bacterium DNA encodes the following proteins:
- a CDS encoding efflux RND transporter permease subunit: MKIWELSIRRPIFMSCILVALIVVGLFSLKKLPLELFPDVTFPVVTVTTIYPGAGPSEIETLVAKPLEEELSTLAGLKVVRSISRESVGIVVAEFGLDVDIKYAEQQIRDRVSAAKRKLPDDIEEPVIRKVDPSAQPIVVVAIKSKLAGGKLYDLANEVIRPKFEQLSQVGQVEIFGVRKREIQIQLDRDKLRSRQISVSQVARALTRSGDNIPAGKLTQDDSETVYRTMGGFDSLGDLSQFLVNFYGNDVSTRVRDVGRVVDTLEDEKMRAYVDGQPAALLYVYKQSGANTVKVSDAIFKLVEKLNSDQAGVKDPVFSVEVVRDLSRFVRANILDVVESIGFGILLTVIVVFLFLGSIRSTIITGLAIPVSLIGSLIFISLAGLSINIMTLLAFSLAVGLLIDDAIVVRENIFRHLEMGKTAFRAALDGTSEVALAVTAVTLAVVSVFGPIAFLSGVVGQFFKAFGLGVCFVMLISLFDALSNAPMLSAYFGGMHEKNSSEKISWSSPVASLLVIFERLQTRLAMGYERLLRLILRHQLITLLGTLIVVFFLGYSVKFIPKTFLSPQDNGEFLVSLELKPGASLDETTKVAIEVEKLIKSNPSVVQTILSVGDTSGTSYKADIFVRLLKFGQRHLTTTEVKDQVRIALLQFSKAAPKVKDVDMVGAGQRPFVLNIRGYDLDEVRLVANKIYEKLKQHPGLIDPEITDKPGIPEFQMKIDGGKALQYGVTPALVGAELRGQIEGLTPAKFRQAGLEYDIRVRLQDDQRNLEESFRLIEIPNINGRLVPLHEFTSSKRETGAAAISREDRARYISIEADIKPNGPGMGGVISDIRAWFESGEVALPEGISYRFVGQAENFQELGQSIIVAGIFALVFIYLVLASLYESVVTPFVIMLVIPLAVFGGFFGLFIMKSSLDLFSMIGCIMLMGLATKNSIILVDYINQKLQEGLDLTEAIVKAGTTRLRPIVMTSLALIMGMMPIAIGLNEASSQRRSLGIAVVGGVFISTLLTLIVIPAVFSYIELGRRWMISRVGSKIVNADVETK, translated from the coding sequence ATGAAAATTTGGGAACTTTCCATTCGACGGCCGATTTTCATGTCTTGTATTTTAGTGGCGCTTATTGTCGTTGGGCTTTTCAGTCTCAAAAAATTGCCCCTTGAACTTTTTCCTGACGTCACTTTTCCCGTCGTGACAGTGACCACCATATATCCTGGTGCAGGGCCTTCTGAAATTGAGACTTTGGTAGCGAAACCCTTAGAAGAGGAACTGAGCACATTAGCAGGCTTGAAGGTCGTTCGATCTATCAGCAGGGAGAGTGTCGGAATTGTCGTTGCTGAATTTGGTCTCGATGTTGATATAAAATATGCTGAACAACAAATCCGTGATCGGGTTTCTGCCGCTAAACGAAAGCTTCCAGACGATATCGAAGAACCTGTTATTCGCAAGGTCGATCCTTCTGCTCAACCAATTGTAGTGGTTGCCATTAAGTCAAAATTGGCGGGTGGAAAGCTCTATGATTTGGCGAACGAAGTGATTCGGCCAAAATTTGAACAGCTCAGTCAAGTCGGACAGGTTGAAATATTTGGAGTCAGGAAGCGAGAAATTCAAATCCAATTGGATCGAGATAAACTGCGGTCTCGTCAGATTTCAGTGAGTCAAGTTGCTAGAGCTCTGACAAGATCAGGAGACAATATTCCGGCTGGTAAACTAACTCAGGATGATAGCGAGACTGTCTATAGAACAATGGGTGGATTTGATTCTCTTGGAGATTTGAGTCAGTTTTTGGTGAATTTCTATGGAAATGACGTGTCGACGCGAGTCCGAGATGTTGGCCGGGTTGTCGATACATTGGAAGATGAGAAAATGCGGGCTTATGTTGACGGTCAACCGGCAGCACTTCTTTATGTTTATAAGCAATCTGGCGCGAATACGGTGAAAGTATCAGATGCTATTTTCAAATTGGTTGAAAAGTTGAATTCGGATCAAGCTGGTGTCAAAGATCCTGTATTTAGCGTCGAAGTTGTTCGTGATTTGTCTCGTTTTGTGCGCGCGAACATTTTAGACGTTGTAGAATCAATTGGCTTTGGAATTCTATTAACTGTGATTGTGGTCTTTTTATTTCTTGGGTCGATTCGTAGCACGATCATTACGGGCTTAGCTATACCAGTTAGCTTAATAGGTTCACTCATTTTTATATCGCTTGCGGGCCTCAGCATAAATATTATGACTCTCCTGGCTTTTTCTTTAGCGGTCGGACTTCTGATAGATGATGCGATTGTGGTCAGAGAGAATATTTTTAGGCATCTGGAAATGGGCAAAACGGCTTTCAGAGCGGCACTTGATGGAACCTCTGAAGTGGCTCTTGCCGTGACGGCTGTAACTCTCGCCGTGGTTTCTGTTTTTGGTCCCATTGCCTTTTTGTCAGGTGTTGTGGGTCAATTTTTTAAGGCTTTCGGTCTCGGTGTGTGTTTTGTTATGTTGATCAGTCTCTTTGATGCCCTAAGTAATGCTCCGATGTTGTCGGCCTATTTTGGCGGAATGCATGAGAAAAATTCGAGCGAGAAAATTTCTTGGTCGAGCCCGGTGGCCTCGCTACTCGTCATTTTTGAACGTTTGCAGACGAGGCTTGCGATGGGATACGAGAGGCTTCTTCGTTTAATTTTGAGACACCAGCTTATCACTTTGCTAGGGACTCTCATTGTTGTATTTTTTTTGGGGTACTCGGTTAAGTTCATCCCTAAGACTTTTCTGTCTCCTCAGGATAATGGTGAATTTTTGGTTTCGCTCGAGCTCAAACCAGGAGCTTCTTTGGATGAAACCACGAAAGTGGCTATCGAGGTTGAAAAGCTTATCAAAAGCAATCCCTCTGTCGTTCAGACGATATTGTCGGTGGGAGATACGAGTGGTACTTCATACAAGGCAGATATTTTTGTACGTCTGCTTAAGTTTGGGCAACGTCATCTGACTACGACGGAGGTTAAGGATCAGGTAAGGATCGCCCTCTTGCAATTCTCAAAGGCTGCACCAAAAGTTAAAGATGTAGACATGGTGGGCGCCGGCCAACGCCCATTTGTTTTAAATATTAGAGGATATGACTTAGATGAGGTAAGACTTGTAGCCAATAAGATTTATGAGAAGCTGAAGCAGCATCCTGGGCTGATTGATCCGGAGATCACCGACAAGCCTGGAATTCCCGAGTTCCAAATGAAAATTGATGGAGGCAAAGCTCTCCAGTATGGGGTGACGCCTGCCTTAGTGGGTGCGGAACTTCGGGGTCAAATTGAGGGGCTAACGCCAGCAAAATTTAGGCAAGCTGGTTTGGAGTACGACATTAGAGTTCGTCTTCAGGACGATCAAAGAAATCTAGAGGAATCCTTTCGTCTTATTGAGATACCAAATATCAATGGGAGGTTGGTTCCTCTGCATGAATTTACGTCCTCTAAGAGGGAAACGGGTGCTGCTGCCATCAGTCGTGAGGATCGAGCCAGGTATATCAGCATAGAAGCGGATATTAAACCTAATGGGCCTGGCATGGGGGGAGTGATCTCTGATATTCGCGCTTGGTTTGAGAGTGGAGAGGTTGCCCTTCCTGAGGGAATTAGCTATCGTTTTGTTGGACAGGCTGAAAATTTTCAGGAATTGGGTCAAAGCATCATAGTTGCGGGCATTTTTGCTCTGGTATTTATTTATTTGGTTCTAGCTAGTCTTTATGAATCTGTAGTGACTCCTTTTGTTATCATGCTGGTTATTCCATTGGCGGTATTTGGCGGCTTTTTTGGACTATTTATTATGAAATCTAGCTTAGATCTGTTTTCCATGATCGGATGTATTATGCTAATGGGTCTAGCGACGAAAAACTCAATTATTTTGGTCGATTACATCAATCAAAAGCTTCAGGAGGGATTGGATTTAACTGAAGCTATCGTAAAGGCTGGAACAACGAGACTCAGGCCCATCGTCATGACCTCACTGGCGCTTATCATGGGTATGATGCCAATCGCGATCGGTTTGAATGAGGCCTCCAGTCAAAGAAGGTCATTGGGAATTGCGGTTGTGGGAGGAGTATTCATCTCCACTCTTTTGACTTTAATCGTAATTCCGGCCGTCTTTAGTTATATAGAGCTTGGTCGCCGGTGGATGATCAGTAGAGTTGGTTCGAAAATTGTTAACGCAGATGTTGAGACCAAATGA